The genomic DNA GTAGAACTAGACCAGATTGGTCTGATGGTTTACAATTACCAATCATTTTTTTATATAGTGTTTTTGTAATAGTTGCTAGTAGTATAACCTTTATTATAGCAAAACGTGCATTAAAAAGTAATAACAGGAAAAATGCATCTGTATTTTTAATAATTACTTTTATACTAGGAGTAGTGTTTATAATTATGCAGTTTGAAGGCTTTAAAGCCTTAATAAATTCTGGTTATTATTTAACGGGAGAAACAAGTAATCCAAAAGCGTCTTTTATATTTTTAATAGCTTTTGTACACCTTTTACACGTTGCTGTAGGCCTTATTTGTCTATTGGTAGTAATTTATAATCATTTTAAACAAAAGTATACAGCTAATAAAATGTTAGGCTTTACACTAGCAGGTACATTTTGGCATTTTATTGATATACTTTGGGTATTTCTATATTTATTGCTCTATTTTGTGGCTTAAAAACTATTTAGAAACAAGTTCACTTAAACTATATTTAATTAATCATATAATACTAGGCTCAAAAATTACACTTTAACATTTCTTTAGAAGAAGAAAATGATTATTTTTGTGCCATATTAAAAAAAACGAATCCAACTATATGAACACTACAGTTGCTACTACTGGAACAGAAACTAAAACTTGGGGAGGCGGAAATAAGCCACTTAAAGCAAGTTATGGTAAAATGATGATGTGGTTTTTTATCTTATCAGATGCTTTAACTTTCTCAGGATTTTTAGCTGCGTACGGTTTTTCAAGATTTAAATTTATTGGCTCTTGGCCAATTGCCGATGAGGTTTTTACTCACATACCATTTTTTCACGGTAATTATCCAATGATTTATGTAGCGTTTATGACGTTTGTTTTAATTATGTCTTCAGTAACTATGGTTTTAGCTGTAGATGCAGGACATCATTTAAGACAAAAGGCAGTAACATGGTACATGTTTTTAACTATTATTGGAGGTATAATATTTGTTGGTTCTCAAGCTTGGGAATGGGGAACATTTATTAAAGGAGATTTTGGTGCAGTACAAACTAAAGGTGGTAACATTTTACAATTTGGACATTACGAAACAATTGATGGAGAACAGATTTTTGTTCGTGATGCAGTAAAAAGTTTTGCTACAGCAACAACAACAGAAAGAACACAACACGAAAGTAAAAATGGTTTATGGTTTATTGGTGAGGATACTTTACCAGAATATACTGTAAATGATGTATACAATGGCTTAACAGCACATTCTAATATTTTAGTAAGAACTCAGGATATTAATGAGCATGGAGAGAAAACAGTATTAACTCGTGAAGAATCTTTAAAACAAATTAAAAACAACGGTAAGCAAGTAGTACATGGTGCTAACCTTCAGGTTAACGAATATGGATCACCTTTATTTGGAGATTTCTTCTTCTTCATTACAGGATTTCACGGTTTTCACGTATTCTCAGGAGTTGTAATTAACATAATTATTTTCTTTAATGTTATTTTAGGAACTTACGAAAGACGTAAAAACTACGAAATGGTAGAGAAAGTTGGTTTATATTGGCACTTTGTAGATTTAGTATGGGTATTCGTATTCACATTCTTCTACTTAGTTTAATCAATTAAAATAGTTACTTCTTTTAAAAAAGAATTTTAAAAATATTAAAATGGCACACGAACATAAATTAGAAATATTTAGAGGGTTATGGAAATTTAAGTCTAATACTCAAAAAATTTGGGGAGTATTAGCATTCTTAACTTTTGTAACTGCAATAGAAGTTATTTTAGGTATCTATAAACCTGAAATTTTAATGAAACAAGTATTAGGAATGAAAGGTCTTAACTGGATTTTTATTATACTAACCATTGTTAAAGCATATTATATTACTTGGGACTTTATGCACATGCGTGATGAAACAAAAGCATTACGTAGAGCAGTAGTTTGGACTGGAGTATTTTTAATTTGCTACTTAATTTTCATTTTACTTCAAGAAGGCGGATATATAGAAAGTGTATATTCAAATGGTTTTATTAAAAGAGATTTTTAATAAAAATTAAACATAGCTTATTTAAGCGTTAAAAGACAGGAAAAGGTGGTTTATTTAAACCACCTTTTTTATTTTTGCATTATTAAATAATTAGCAAATAAATGAATAGCAAAAGCATAAAAAAGTATGGTATTTTAGTAGTATTGTTTTTCTTGCCTGTTGCTTTCTTACTCATGCTATATCCATCTACAAATAATTACAATCGCTTAGATATTGTTAAAGAAAATGTATTGGATATAACGAACTTATCATCTGTTACAAATTCAAGCATTCAATTAAAAGACCATATTACGGTACTAGGTTTTTTAGGTAACGATCCAGAATCTAAAATTGTAGAAGCTTCTAATCTTAAAGAATTAGTATACAATAAATTTAAAGGTTTTAAAAAATTCCAAATCGTTATATTGGTTTCTCAAGAAGCAAGAGCACAAACTAAAAGACTAATTCAAGAACTTAATAAATACAGTGAGCATAAATATTGGCATTTTGTATATGCAAGCGATAATGACATGAATAAACTATTTAATAGTCTACGCTCTAGTTTACGTCTAGATAGTAATTTAGCAACTCGCGGTTTTTTTGTTATAGATAAAGAATTGAACCAGCGTGGCAGGCTAGATGATCGTACAAAAAAAGAGATAGAAAGAGGCGATAAGGTTAGACCATTAACAGCTTATAATGCATCAGAGGTTTCAATTATAAAAAATAAATTAGCTGCCGAAGATATGCGTGTATTATTAGAAGAATATAGAAAATCTGGTAGAAATAAAGTAGATTCATCTAACCGTAGAGCTCAGGATTTAAATCCAAATAAAAAAGTAGAAGATAATTAGTCACCAATAACTAAGCTAAAGAAAAGTATAATATAGTGTTATGAAAAAAAAGAATTACTCTTACATAGGAATTGCATTTATAATTCTAGTATTTGGTATCATATTTATTCCAAGAATAGTAAATAGAATAAAAGACAATAAAATAGTAGATAACAACAAAAGTAGAAGTGTTGGTATTGCTAACCCGTCAGATGAAGAAAAAAAGGCTTTAGCATTATCTTTTATCGAAATTAATGGCAAACCTAAAAAAGTACCTAATTTTAGTTTTACAAACCAGGATGGAGAAACTATTACGCAAGACGATTACTTAGGTAAAGTGTATGTAGTAGAATTTTTCTTTACCACTTGCCCAACTATTTGTCCTAGAATGAATAGAAATTTAATTGAAATTCAAAACGCATTTAAAAATGAAGATGGTTTTGGTATAGCTTCATTTTCAATAATGCCAGAAGTAGATACACCAGAAGTTTTAAAAGCATATGCTCAAGATTATGGTGTAACAAACCCAAACTGGAATTTAATGACAGGAGAAGAAAAAGCAATATTTGATTTAGCAAATATTGGCTTTAATATTTTTGTTGGTAAAGTAGCAGATGATGAAATGGGATTTGAGCACTCTGGAGATTTTGCTTTAATAGATAAAAATGGTTTTATAAGATCTAGAAAAGATGCATTTGGAAATCCTAAAATTTTCTATAAAGGAGTTATTAGTGAGCAAGAAAAAATGGATGAAGATGGAAATGAGCAAGAAATATCAATGTTAAAAGAAGATATTAAAAAGCTTTTAAATGAGTAATAATATATTACTTCAATAAAAAAATTATAGCTGGAAATATTATGGAAGCACAAGAAAATATAGAAAACGAAAAGAAATATAATAAATGGATTGTTGCTTTGTCAATAATCATACCTGTTGCGGTGGCAGCTTTATTTGGTATTAAACTTAAGGATTTTGGTGTAGATATAGAACCACTAACATTTTTACCGCCAATTTATGCCACAATTAATGGATTAACAGCTATTGTACTAATAATTTCAGTAAATGCAATTAAAAAAGGAAATAGAAAGCTTCATGAAAAATTAAATAAATTCGCAATAGCATTATCTGTATCTTTTTTGTTAATGTATATCGCTTATCACATGACAAGTAATTCTACAACTTTTGGAGGCGAAGGCATTATTAAATATGTGTACTACTTTATATTAATTACACATATTATATTATCTATAGCAGTAATACCATTTGTATTAATAACTTATGTTAGAGCTATATCAAATAACTTTTTAAGGCATAAAAAAATAGCAAGAATAACATATCCATTATGGTTATATGTAGCAATTACAGGAGTAATTGTGTATTTAATGATAGCACCATATTACGCTTAAAAACTACTTAAAATGAAAACTAAGTTCATATTATTATTTCTTGCTTTTATATCTTTTTTAAATACCAATGCGCAATGTGCCATGTGCCGTGCTGTTTTAGAAAGCGAAGAAGGTATGGGCACGGCAAAAAGTATTAACGATGGTATTATTTACTTAGCTGCAATACCATATATTTTAGTTTTTGGCATTGGATATTACATTTACAGAAGGTATTTTAGAGTCAAATAATACCAATGCTTCCGTCGTTTATTTAATATTTTAACATTTTATTAGTAAAATACTTGTAACAAATAAAGTCTTTTGTAGTCTAATGGATATGATGTAACTAACATCAACAAAAAAACTAACCATTATGCTAAAAATAAGCAAACTACATAAGTCTTATCCTATAGGAGACTCTAGCTTACATGTTTTAAAAGGAATTGATCTTTCAGTAGAAAGTGGAGAGATGGTTGCCATTATGGGATCATCAGGATCAGGAAAATCTACACTATTAAATATAATTGGTATGTTAGATGAAGCAGACGAAGGAGAATATATTTTAGACAATGTTCCAATTAAAAACCTTACAGAGAAAAAAGCAGCTATTTACCGTAATAAGTTTTTGGGTTTCATTTTTCAATCTTTTAATTTAATAAATTATAAAAACGCATTAGATAATGTTGCTTTGCCATTATACTATCAAGGTTTAAAACGTAAAGAGCGTATTGAAAAAGGGCTTTTTCACCTAGAAAAAGTAGGTTTAAAAGATTGGGCAGAGCATTTGCCAAACGAGCTTTCTGGTGGACAAAAACAACGTGTAGCCATAGCTAGAGCATTAGCTGCAAATCCCAAATTATTATTGGCAGATGAGCCAACAGGAGCTTTAGATACAAAGACGTCTCACGAAATAATGGACTTTATACAAACTTTAAATGACGAAGGAAAAACCATTTTAATGGTAACCCATGAAGAAGACATAGCAAGTATGTGTAAACGTATTGTGAGGTTAAAAGACGGTGTAATAATGGAAGACGCTTTTGTAGAACAAGTAAGAGCATCACAATATGTTTGATAGAGATCTCTGGAGAGAAATTTTCCAAAGTATTAATATGAATAAAACCAGAACCTTATTATCTGGTTTCACAGTAGCTTTTGCAATATTATTGTTTGCCTTGTTATTTGGTATAACCAATGGGCTTTTAAACACATTTGATACCGCATTTGTAGATGATGCAAAAAACTCAATATTCATAAATTCTGGTAGAACTTCAAAAGCAAGTAATGGTTTACAAGCAGGTAGGCAAATTCAATTTGAAAATGCAGATCAAGAATGGATAAAGAAAGAATTTGGAGATAAGGTACAATACATTACTTCACGAATTTATTTAAACGTTACTGCATCTTTTAGAAACGAAAAAAACAATTATAGTATTCGTGCAGTAAACCCAGACCATCAATATCTAGAGAATACAAAAGTAAATTATGGTAGATATATAAATGAATCTGATATTAAAAATAAAACCAAAGTTGTTGTAATTGGCCGTTTGGTAGAAGAAGATTTATTTTTAAAAACAACAGCCATAGGAAAGTACTTAAACTTAAACGGAATTCAGTACAAGGTTGTAGGCGTTTTTAGTGATGATGGTGGTGATAATGAAGAGCGTTTAATTTATATGCCAGTATCTACAGCACAACAAATTTATGGAAATAACGACCACATAGACCAAATTAATTTAACCTATAATCCAGACATGAATTTTGATGCAGCTATAGGTTTTAGTAACATGTTAACCAGAAAACTTAAAGAACGCTTTTTAGTTTCTCAAAACGACCAACGCGCCATACGAGTAAGAAACTTAGCAAATGAGTCTAAAGCAGTAGACCAAATGACGTTTATATTAGGAATCCTTGTTTTAGTAATTGGTTTTGGAACCTTAATAGCAGGAATTGTAGGTATAAGTAATATTATGATTTTTATTGTAAAAGAACGTACTAAAGAAATTGGAATTAGAAAAGCCTTAGGAGCGGCACCTAGATCTATAGTTTTAATTATACTATTAGAATCTATTTTAATAACAATAATAGCAGGTTTTGTTGGACTATTATTAGGTATGGGAATTTTAGAACTTGTAGGTCCAAGTCTTGAAAAATATTTTATAAAGGATCCTTTTGTAAGCTTAAACTTAGTTATTGGAGCAACAATAACATTAATTATAGCTGGAGGTTTAGCAGGATATGTACCAGCAAAAAAAGCATCAAGAATTAAACCTATTGTAGCACTAAGAGACGATTAATTATGCGATTTTTATTAGAAAGAGATACATGGCAAGAAGTCTTCGATAGTTTAGGTAAAAATAAACTTAGAACAGGACTAACAATGGTTGGTGTTTGGTGGGGAATTTTACTACTTATCGCACTATTAGGATCAGCACGTGGTATAGAAAATTCATTTAATAGACTATTTGGTAGTTTTGCAACAAACAGCGTATTTGTTTGGGCGCAAAGTACAAGTAAACCTTTTAAAGGTTTTCAAGAAGGAAGACAAGTGCAGCTAAAAATTAGTGATGCTAAAAAAATAGAAGAAAATGTAGAAGGTATAGAGTTTGTTGTACCAAGAAATCAAAGTCAAGCTTTAGTAGTACGTAATTTTTTATCAGGAACTTTTGGCGTAAATGGTGATTATCCATTATTAGATCAAGTTCAAAAAAAGAAAATGATTCGTGGGCGTTTTATTAATCAAACAGATATTGATGATAATAGAAAAGTAGTCGTTATTTCAGAAGAAATTTACAAACAGCTTTTTGAAAAAGATGCCGAAATGATTGGAGAATACATTCAGTTAAACGGTATGAATTTTAAAGTTGTTGGTATGTTTGAAACTGGTAATGCAAACATGGGACCAAGTAGCGATATGCATATTCCATTTACCACATTTCAGCAAATTTATAATATGGGAGAAAATATTGGTTGGATGATGATTACTGGAAAACCAGAATACAATATTTCACAAATTGAAACCGATGCTAAACTTATACTAAGAAACCTAAATAAAGTACACCCAAAAGATAACCGAGCTTTTGGTAGTTTTAACTTAGGAAAAGAATTTGCTAAAATTACAGGCTTTTTAACAGGAATGCAATTTTTAACATGGTTTGTAGGTATTGCTACGCTTTTTGCAGGCGTATTTGCAATTGGTAATATTCTATTAATTACAGTAAAAGAAAGAACAAAAGAAATAGGCGTACGCCGTGCCTTAGGAGCAACACCATTTGAAATAAAACGTCAAGTAATATTAGAAGCCATATTTATAACATTAATTGCTGGATTACTTGGTATTATAACAGGTGGATCTCTATTAATACTGGTAGATAAACTAGCAGGCCAAGGTCCAGATGCTATATTAGTAAACGCATCAGTACCAATTTCTGTAGTATTAATTTCATTAGTAATACTTGTAGTTTTAGGAACCTTAATAGGCTTAATACCCGCATTTAAAGCTACAAGCATAAAGCCTATAGAAGCATTAAGAGAAGAATAATAAATTAAAAATAAAACCGAAAGTCAATCGCTTTCAAACCAACTGAAGTAAATTATAATAAAATGAAAAAAGTATTTAAAATCATTGGAATATTAGTGCTAGTTATTGCTTTAATATGGGTGTTAAAGTATTTTAAAGATTCTAATTCAAAATCTGTAGAAGACTTTAAAACAGCAACACCATTCTATACATCAATAAACACTAAAACTGTAGCAACAGGAAAGCTAAATCCAGAAGAAGAAATCGAATTAAAGCCTCAAATAGCAGGAATTATTGATGAAATTCTTGTAGAAGAAGGAGATATTGTTGCAAAGGGAGATTTAATTGCTAGAATTAGAGTTGTACCAAACGAGCAAAGTTTAGTTGGCGCAAGCGGTCAAATATCATCAGCTAAAATTTCTTACAATAATGCCAAAACATTATACGATAGAAATAAAGCATTATTTGATAAAGGTGTAATATCTCGTCAAGATTTTGAAAACAGCCAATTGTCTTTAAACCAAGCAAACGAAGCATTACGTCAAGCTCAAAATAATTACCAAATAATAAAAAGAGGATCACTTTCTGGTGGAGGTTCTGCAAACACAAGTATCACAGCTCAAATACCAGGAACAGTACTAGAAATTCCTGTAAGAGAAGGAGATCAGGTAATAGAAAGTAATAGCTTTAATGCAGGTACAACTATCGCTACTATTGCAGATATGAGTAAAATGATTTTTGAAGGAAAAGTAGATGAAGCCGAAGTAGGAAAACTTGAAGAAGGAAAAGATATTAAAGTAATACTTGGTGCTATTAACGAAAAAGAATTTCCAGCAAAATTAACTTTTGTTGCTCCAAAAGGAAATGAAGAAAATGGAGCTGTACAATTTACAATAAAGGCAGATGTTGAAGTAGAGCAGTCTACAAAAATTAGAGCAGGATACAGTGCAAATGCCGAAATTGAAATGGAAAGCAAGGATAGCGTGTTAGTTATTAAAGAATCTCTTTTACAGTTTAATAGAATAACTGAAAAGCCTTTTGTTGAAATTGAAAAAGAAGCTGGTAAGTTTGAAAAGAAAAACGTAGAGTTAGGACTTTCTGATGGAATTAATGTTGAAATTACCGAAGGTGTAGAAGAAGGAGATAAAATAAAAGTGTGGAATAAAGCATCAAAAGAAGATAATGAAGATGAAGACTAAACATATTATTAAATTTACGTTAGCATTATTAATTAGTCTTTCTGCGACAGCACAAGAAAAAAAGTGGTCGTTAAAAGAAAGTGTTGATTATGCTTTACAAAACAACATAACAGTAAGACAATCATTATTAGACCAAAAATTAGCAGAGCAAGATTTAATATCAGCTAAAGGTAATTTTTTACCAACTGTAAATGCTAGTGCTTCTCAAAACTGGAATTTTGGTTCTTTTATAGATCAAAACGGAAGTAGAATTTCTAGAGATTCGCGTGGAAATGGTTTTGGTGTTAATGCAGGTGTAACATTATTTAATGGTTTCAGGAATACTAATTTGCAAAAACAGGCAGAGCTAGGTATAGAAAGTAGTAAAATACAACTTGAAGTTTTAAAAAATAACATTTCTTTAAATGTTGTAAATGCTTACTTAAATATTTTATTTAATAGAGAAGCAGTAAAACAAGCCGAAGAGCAAGTAGCTATAAGTCAAAGAAGTTTAGATCAGGTTCAGGAACTTGTAGATGCAGGAGCAAGAGCAAGAGCAGATTTGTTAGTATCTAAATCTCAATTAGCATCAGATAACGAACGTTTAGTAAATGCTGTAAACAGTGTAGATTTATCACTATTAAATTTATCGCAACTTTTACAGTTACCAGCAAACGAAAATTTTGATATTCAAGATGTAAATATAGATTTAACCGAAGCTGTATTGGCATATAAAAACTCTAATGAGATTTTATCTTATGCTTTAGAGAATAGACCAGAAATTAAAGGCGCACAATTAAATATTGATAATGCCGAGCTTAATTATGAAATAGCTAGAAGTGCTTACTATCCAACATTAAGTTTAGGAGCAGGAGCAAGTACAAGTTACCAACATTTGCAAGGGCAAAAAGATGTATTACAAATTGTAACAGGATTTGATGCTACTACAGGAGAACCAATTGTAGAGTTTCAAAAAAATGGGTTTGTAGAACAAATTGAAAACAACTTAGGTTATAATGTTGGTTTTAGTTTAAGTATTCCAATTTTTAATGGATTTAAAACAAAAGCAAGTGTTAAGCGTGCAGAAATTAGTAAAGAGCGTATTACTTTAGCATTAGAACAAGAAAAACAAACATTACGAGCTAATATTGAACAAGCCTATGCAGACGCAAAAGCATCATTATTACAATACGAATCGTCTAAAGTATCTTTAGAATCTCAAGAATTAGCGTTTCAAAACGAACAAGATAAATACGATTTAGGTGTAAGTACATCGTTTCAATTAGAACAAGTTAGAAATAGATTAATAAATGCACAATCATCATTTTTAAATGCAAAATATAACTATGTATTTAAAACAAAAGTGTTAGATTTTTATCTTGATAAGCCTATAACTCAATAATATATCGTGACTATAATATTAAGCATAGAAACAGCAACAACAAATTGCTCGGTCTCACTATCTAAAAATGGTGAGACTTTGCATTTAAAAGAAGATTTTAATAATGATTTTTCTCATGCAGAGCGTTTGCATTTTCTTATAGAAGAGGTTTTAAAAGAAGCCAAAATAAAAAAAGAAGAATTAAGTGCAATAGCAGTAAGTAAAGGACCTGGTTCTTACACAGGTTTGCGTATAGGAGTATCTGCAGCAAAAGGCTTGTGTTTTGCATTAGACATTCCGTTAATTTCTATTTCTACTTTAGAATCTTTAGCGCATCAGGTAAATACAAATGAAGGTATTATAGTGCCTATGATTGATGCTAGACGTATGGAAGTATATTCAGCTATATTAACATCAAATTTTGAAGTTTTAAGAGCTGTCGAAGCGCAAGAATTAGATGCTACATCTTTTAGCGCTGAGTTAGCTAAAGGAAAAGTACATTTTGTGGGCAATGGAGTAGAAAAAACAAAAGCAATTATAGATAATAGCAATGCTGTTTTTGTAGAAGGTAAATTACCATCTGCAAACGAGATGAGTGCTTTGGCATATGCAAAGTATAAAAAAAGCGACACCGAAGATGTCGCTTATTTTGAGCCTTATTATTTAAAAGATTTTGTGGCTTTAAAACCTAAACCTAAAAAATAATTAGCCTTCTTTTTGTATTTCTACACTGTGAGGATATGGTATATCTATTCCTGCAGCATCTAGTGCTTCTTTAGTTTGTTCAATTAAATAAAAATGAACTTCCCAGAAGTCTTCTTTTTTTACCCAAACTCTTGTAAAAAAGTTTATAGAACTATCTGCTAGTTCTGAAACATTAATAGCTGGAGCTGGTTCTTGTAGTATTAAATTATTTCTTTTAATAACACTAAGTATAACTTCTTTTGTTCTTTTAATATCAGAATCATAACCAACACCAAATGTTAAATCTACACGTCTAGTATCTTCTGTAGAGAAGTTAGTAATATTACCATTACTTAAACTGCCATTAGGTATAATAATTTCTTTATTATCTGGAGTAGTAAGTTTTGTTGTAAATATATCTATTTCTTTAACTGTTCCAGCTTCACCTTGA from Lacinutrix sp. 5H-3-7-4 includes the following:
- a CDS encoding cytochrome c oxidase subunit 3; this translates as MDLTQGSLEEKNERAKKMMLWFGLISLFMSFAGLTSAVIISRTRPDWSDGLQLPIIFLYSVFVIVASSITFIIAKRALKSNNRKNASVFLIITFILGVVFIIMQFEGFKALINSGYYLTGETSNPKASFIFLIAFVHLLHVAVGLICLLVVIYNHFKQKYTANKMLGFTLAGTFWHFIDILWVFLYLLLYFVA
- a CDS encoding cytochrome c oxidase subunit 3; translation: MNTTVATTGTETKTWGGGNKPLKASYGKMMMWFFILSDALTFSGFLAAYGFSRFKFIGSWPIADEVFTHIPFFHGNYPMIYVAFMTFVLIMSSVTMVLAVDAGHHLRQKAVTWYMFLTIIGGIIFVGSQAWEWGTFIKGDFGAVQTKGGNILQFGHYETIDGEQIFVRDAVKSFATATTTERTQHESKNGLWFIGEDTLPEYTVNDVYNGLTAHSNILVRTQDINEHGEKTVLTREESLKQIKNNGKQVVHGANLQVNEYGSPLFGDFFFFITGFHGFHVFSGVVINIIIFFNVILGTYERRKNYEMVEKVGLYWHFVDLVWVFVFTFFYLV
- a CDS encoding cytochrome C oxidase subunit IV family protein encodes the protein MAHEHKLEIFRGLWKFKSNTQKIWGVLAFLTFVTAIEVILGIYKPEILMKQVLGMKGLNWIFIILTIVKAYYITWDFMHMRDETKALRRAVVWTGVFLICYLIFILLQEGGYIESVYSNGFIKRDF
- a CDS encoding SCO family protein, encoding MKKKNYSYIGIAFIILVFGIIFIPRIVNRIKDNKIVDNNKSRSVGIANPSDEEKKALALSFIEINGKPKKVPNFSFTNQDGETITQDDYLGKVYVVEFFFTTCPTICPRMNRNLIEIQNAFKNEDGFGIASFSIMPEVDTPEVLKAYAQDYGVTNPNWNLMTGEEKAIFDLANIGFNIFVGKVADDEMGFEHSGDFALIDKNGFIRSRKDAFGNPKIFYKGVISEQEKMDEDGNEQEISMLKEDIKKLLNE
- a CDS encoding DUF420 domain-containing protein; the encoded protein is MEAQENIENEKKYNKWIVALSIIIPVAVAALFGIKLKDFGVDIEPLTFLPPIYATINGLTAIVLIISVNAIKKGNRKLHEKLNKFAIALSVSFLLMYIAYHMTSNSTTFGGEGIIKYVYYFILITHIILSIAVIPFVLITYVRAISNNFLRHKKIARITYPLWLYVAITGVIVYLMIAPYYA
- a CDS encoding ABC transporter ATP-binding protein → MLKISKLHKSYPIGDSSLHVLKGIDLSVESGEMVAIMGSSGSGKSTLLNIIGMLDEADEGEYILDNVPIKNLTEKKAAIYRNKFLGFIFQSFNLINYKNALDNVALPLYYQGLKRKERIEKGLFHLEKVGLKDWAEHLPNELSGGQKQRVAIARALAANPKLLLADEPTGALDTKTSHEIMDFIQTLNDEGKTILMVTHEEDIASMCKRIVRLKDGVIMEDAFVEQVRASQYV
- a CDS encoding ABC transporter permease; protein product: MFDRDLWREIFQSINMNKTRTLLSGFTVAFAILLFALLFGITNGLLNTFDTAFVDDAKNSIFINSGRTSKASNGLQAGRQIQFENADQEWIKKEFGDKVQYITSRIYLNVTASFRNEKNNYSIRAVNPDHQYLENTKVNYGRYINESDIKNKTKVVVIGRLVEEDLFLKTTAIGKYLNLNGIQYKVVGVFSDDGGDNEERLIYMPVSTAQQIYGNNDHIDQINLTYNPDMNFDAAIGFSNMLTRKLKERFLVSQNDQRAIRVRNLANESKAVDQMTFILGILVLVIGFGTLIAGIVGISNIMIFIVKERTKEIGIRKALGAAPRSIVLIILLESILITIIAGFVGLLLGMGILELVGPSLEKYFIKDPFVSLNLVIGATITLIIAGGLAGYVPAKKASRIKPIVALRDD
- a CDS encoding ABC transporter permease, whose translation is MRFLLERDTWQEVFDSLGKNKLRTGLTMVGVWWGILLLIALLGSARGIENSFNRLFGSFATNSVFVWAQSTSKPFKGFQEGRQVQLKISDAKKIEENVEGIEFVVPRNQSQALVVRNFLSGTFGVNGDYPLLDQVQKKKMIRGRFINQTDIDDNRKVVVISEEIYKQLFEKDAEMIGEYIQLNGMNFKVVGMFETGNANMGPSSDMHIPFTTFQQIYNMGENIGWMMITGKPEYNISQIETDAKLILRNLNKVHPKDNRAFGSFNLGKEFAKITGFLTGMQFLTWFVGIATLFAGVFAIGNILLITVKERTKEIGVRRALGATPFEIKRQVILEAIFITLIAGLLGIITGGSLLILVDKLAGQGPDAILVNASVPISVVLISLVILVVLGTLIGLIPAFKATSIKPIEALREE
- a CDS encoding efflux RND transporter periplasmic adaptor subunit → MKKVFKIIGILVLVIALIWVLKYFKDSNSKSVEDFKTATPFYTSINTKTVATGKLNPEEEIELKPQIAGIIDEILVEEGDIVAKGDLIARIRVVPNEQSLVGASGQISSAKISYNNAKTLYDRNKALFDKGVISRQDFENSQLSLNQANEALRQAQNNYQIIKRGSLSGGGSANTSITAQIPGTVLEIPVREGDQVIESNSFNAGTTIATIADMSKMIFEGKVDEAEVGKLEEGKDIKVILGAINEKEFPAKLTFVAPKGNEENGAVQFTIKADVEVEQSTKIRAGYSANAEIEMESKDSVLVIKESLLQFNRITEKPFVEIEKEAGKFEKKNVELGLSDGINVEITEGVEEGDKIKVWNKASKEDNEDED
- a CDS encoding TolC family protein, translated to MKMKTKHIIKFTLALLISLSATAQEKKWSLKESVDYALQNNITVRQSLLDQKLAEQDLISAKGNFLPTVNASASQNWNFGSFIDQNGSRISRDSRGNGFGVNAGVTLFNGFRNTNLQKQAELGIESSKIQLEVLKNNISLNVVNAYLNILFNREAVKQAEEQVAISQRSLDQVQELVDAGARARADLLVSKSQLASDNERLVNAVNSVDLSLLNLSQLLQLPANENFDIQDVNIDLTEAVLAYKNSNEILSYALENRPEIKGAQLNIDNAELNYEIARSAYYPTLSLGAGASTSYQHLQGQKDVLQIVTGFDATTGEPIVEFQKNGFVEQIENNLGYNVGFSLSIPIFNGFKTKASVKRAEISKERITLALEQEKQTLRANIEQAYADAKASLLQYESSKVSLESQELAFQNEQDKYDLGVSTSFQLEQVRNRLINAQSSFLNAKYNYVFKTKVLDFYLDKPITQ
- the tsaB gene encoding tRNA (adenosine(37)-N6)-threonylcarbamoyltransferase complex dimerization subunit type 1 TsaB; this translates as MTIILSIETATTNCSVSLSKNGETLHLKEDFNNDFSHAERLHFLIEEVLKEAKIKKEELSAIAVSKGPGSYTGLRIGVSAAKGLCFALDIPLISISTLESLAHQVNTNEGIIVPMIDARRMEVYSAILTSNFEVLRAVEAQELDATSFSAELAKGKVHFVGNGVEKTKAIIDNSNAVFVEGKLPSANEMSALAYAKYKKSDTEDVAYFEPYYLKDFVALKPKPKK
- a CDS encoding mechanosensitive ion channel family protein, with translation MELQKWIDKGYQLVIDYAPKVLMAIVIWIVGTFIIKYLLKGIAKAMDKANYDISLRKFLLDLISWILKIVLIIVVLGTVGIETTSFAAIIAAAGLAIGLALQGSLANFAGGVLIMIFKPFKVGDYIEAQGEAGTVKEIDIFTTKLTTPDNKEIIIPNGSLSNGNITNFSTEDTRRVDLTFGVGYDSDIKRTKEVILSVIKRNNLILQEPAPAINVSELADSSINFFTRVWVKKEDFWEVHFYLIEQTKEALDAAGIDIPYPHSVEIQKEG